Proteins co-encoded in one Streptomyces roseochromogenus subsp. oscitans DS 12.976 genomic window:
- a CDS encoding COX15/CtaA family protein — translation MVRVPKLNPADAATALRNPLAFIAARWTPQSRTVQRAALAALVMSVVIVGTGGAVRLTGSGLGCPTWPECTDGSLTPTNALSYHSAIEFGNRMLTYVLCAAVGWAIIAARSQKPYRRSLTRLGWAQFWLVMGNAILGGIVVLVGLNPYTVAAHFLLATALITVAGVMWQRTREGDGVPRPLVGKAVQQLVWFLVVASALLITAGTIVTGAGPHAGDSSDVKRIPIDWETVAKLHSVFAWIVVTLTFALWFVLKAVDAPKGPLDRTRDLFVILLAQGVIGYVQYFTHLPEAMVGLHMLGSCLVWIGVLRVLLSLRERPDATLDLPGPSAEVTVGTRA, via the coding sequence ATGGTGCGCGTGCCCAAGCTGAACCCCGCCGACGCCGCCACGGCTCTGCGCAACCCGCTCGCCTTCATCGCCGCACGCTGGACCCCGCAGTCGAGGACCGTCCAGCGGGCCGCCCTCGCCGCGCTCGTGATGTCCGTGGTCATCGTCGGCACCGGCGGCGCCGTACGCCTGACCGGCTCAGGCCTCGGCTGCCCGACCTGGCCGGAGTGCACCGACGGCTCGCTGACCCCGACGAACGCGCTGAGCTATCACAGCGCGATCGAGTTCGGCAATCGCATGCTGACGTACGTGCTGTGCGCCGCGGTCGGCTGGGCGATCATCGCCGCCCGCTCCCAGAAGCCGTACCGGCGCAGCCTGACCCGGCTGGGCTGGGCGCAGTTCTGGCTGGTGATGGGCAACGCGATCCTCGGCGGCATCGTGGTGCTCGTGGGCCTCAACCCGTACACGGTCGCGGCGCACTTCCTGCTGGCGACGGCGCTGATCACGGTCGCCGGGGTGATGTGGCAGCGCACCCGTGAGGGCGACGGTGTGCCCCGGCCGCTGGTCGGCAAGGCCGTGCAGCAGCTGGTGTGGTTCCTCGTCGTCGCCTCCGCCCTGCTGATCACGGCCGGCACGATCGTCACCGGCGCGGGCCCGCACGCGGGCGACTCCAGCGACGTCAAGCGCATCCCGATCGACTGGGAGACCGTCGCCAAGCTGCACTCCGTGTTCGCCTGGATCGTGGTGACCCTCACCTTCGCCCTGTGGTTCGTCCTCAAAGCGGTCGACGCCCCCAAGGGGCCGCTGGACCGCACCAGGGACCTCTTCGTGATCCTGCTCGCCCAGGGCGTCATCGGGTACGTCCAGTACTTCACGCACCTGCCCGAGGCCATGGTCGGCCTTCACATGCTCGGCTCCTGCCTGGTGTGGATCGGCGTGCTGCGGGTGCTGCTGTCGCTGCGCGAACGCCCGGACGCCACCCTGGACCTGCCCGGCCCCTCGGCCGAGGTGACGGTGGGCACGCGCGCGTAA